The following are encoded together in the Chiloscyllium plagiosum isolate BGI_BamShark_2017 chromosome 1, ASM401019v2, whole genome shotgun sequence genome:
- the LOC122555034 gene encoding coxsackievirus and adenovirus receptor homolog, translating into MAVRFSTNQLTAWLFIVIVSISQAQQNNVNGSVGRSALLPCSFKFISDQYTNFSWLKNNSLLMYGTIGNSEVNVQDETYQNRVQLPENSSFVNLSLLITDLKLKDFGIYRCEAYSKNRSVRSEETFLTITRDAVSKPIVRILQGQNITDENRVVLKCEVTSGSLPINYMWHRKASKTEKAKRIRHYQQTLELNPTMKEGRGFFFCKVSNNFSTEKSSLVKIPVSDSATSSVETTLNMPNNTSTPRIPWLVVVITSAMVLFIVSIILATIRIVKKKMKERQQRSSIFLVENQKDIAVQTNEEDLKSQEFWQENSEVTYATIDHTRRLSRPPVKARNKSNQFTETASVVHQPYMNFHVMY; encoded by the exons TTTCTATTAGTCAAGCACAACAAAATAAcgtgaatggatcagttggaagaAGTGCATTGCTCCCATGTTCATTCAAGTTCATTTCTGACCAATACACCAACTTCAGTTGGTTGAAGAACAATTCATTATTAATGTACGGAACCATTGGCAATTCTGAAGTCAATGTTCAAGATGAAACTTATCAAAATAGAGTTCAACTGCCAGAAAATTCTTCATTTGTGAATCTCTCTCTCCTAATCACTGACCTGAAATTAAAAGATTTTGGAATATACAGGTGTGAGGCATATAGTAAGAACCGAAGTGTTAGATCTGAAGAGACCTTCCTTACTATAACGAGAG ATGCTGTTTCAAAACCCATTGTCAGAATTCTTCAAGGtcaaaatattactgatgaaaacAGAGTCGTATTGAAATGTGAAGTTACAAGTGGCTCCTTACCTATCAATTACATGTGGCACAGGAAGGCCAGTAAAACAGAAAAAGCCAAAAGAATAAGACATTATCAACAAACACTGGAGCTCAATCCTACAATGAAGGAGGGTCGTGGCTTTTTCTTTTGTAAAGTCAGCAATAATTTTAGCACAGAGAAGAGCAGCCTAGTGAAAATTCCAGTATCTG ATTCTGCCACATCCTCAGTGGAAACGACTCTCAACATGCCAAACAATACTAGCACTCCCAGAATTCCATGGCTGGTGGTTGTTATTACTTCAGCAATGGTATTATTCATTGTTTCCATAATCTTGGCAACAATAAGGATAGTTAAGAAAAAGATGAAAG AAAGACAACAACGAAGTTCAATTTTCCTTGTGGAAAACCAGAAAGATATTGCTGTACAAACCAATGAAGAG GATTTGAAATCGCAAGAATTTTGGCAAGAAAATAGTGAAGTCACTTATGCTACCATTGACCACACTAGACGATTGTCTAGGCCACCAGTCAAAGCcagaaacaaatcaaatcagtttACGGAAACTGCCTCAGTGGTGCATCAACCATATATGAATTTCCATGTAATGTACTAA